In Paenibacillus sp. 1781tsa1, one DNA window encodes the following:
- a CDS encoding amino acid ABC transporter permease: MGTPFEFSYVIDYFIKLLPTISTTLLIVVSAMVLGLIISSIAAVPQMYNIPVLKQLSKLYVSFFRGTPILIQLFLFYYGVPEILGLFGINADRAPAIYFVIMTYSLHSGAFMVEMIRASVASVDRGQVEAAYALGMSGPQAFFRIVLPQAYVTALPIFTNMVISSLKDTSLAFSVGVMEMTGKSSTLATISRHFIEAYISLALIYFVLSFVLERVFSVLERRVQKRGFAPI, translated from the coding sequence ATGGGTACACCATTCGAATTCAGTTATGTCATTGACTACTTTATAAAGCTCCTACCCACCATCAGTACTACGCTTCTAATTGTAGTTAGTGCAATGGTGCTTGGTCTAATCATCAGTTCCATCGCGGCAGTGCCGCAGATGTACAATATTCCGGTGCTGAAACAGCTGTCTAAGCTGTATGTGTCTTTTTTTCGCGGTACACCGATCTTGATTCAGCTGTTCTTGTTCTATTACGGTGTGCCGGAAATTTTGGGTTTGTTCGGTATTAATGCCGACCGCGCACCTGCAATCTATTTTGTTATTATGACTTACTCGCTCCATAGCGGAGCGTTTATGGTGGAGATGATTCGGGCTTCAGTTGCTTCCGTGGATCGGGGGCAGGTAGAAGCTGCTTATGCCTTGGGCATGTCTGGTCCACAAGCTTTCTTCCGGATTGTATTGCCGCAGGCCTATGTGACGGCATTGCCTATATTCACCAACATGGTGATTAGCAGCCTGAAGGATACATCCCTCGCTTTCAGTGTGGGTGTCATGGAGATGACGGGCAAGTCGTCTACACTGGCAACGATCTCTCGTCATTTTATTGAAGCGTATATCTCGCTGGCGCTCATTTATTTTGTTTTGAGTTTTGTGCTGGAGAGGGTGTTCAGTGTGCTTGAGCGGAGAGTGCAGAAGAGGGGGTTTGCTCCGATATGA
- a CDS encoding amino acid ABC transporter permease yields the protein MSFDLSFVWTAFVQLLGVIPITLAITVVSVVLGFIIGTVVALLRQFRVPVLSQLATAYVTFIRGTPMITHLLLIYFGLPMIIDSVSSSLGLGFNSSSIPLIGFAYLSFSITAGAYASEIVRSGLLSVDRGQIEAAYSLGMTATKALRRIVLPQAFAASLPNISNMLIGMLHGSTLAFAVSVVEINAKAQIVASTNWKFFEAYVAAALIFWGLTIIIEKLTALAEKRFRVYNRGGVS from the coding sequence ATGAGCTTTGATCTTTCCTTTGTATGGACCGCTTTCGTGCAGCTTCTCGGTGTCATCCCGATTACACTGGCCATCACCGTTGTCTCGGTGGTTCTCGGTTTTATCATCGGCACTGTGGTTGCACTTCTCCGTCAGTTTCGGGTTCCTGTCCTAAGCCAGCTGGCGACTGCCTATGTTACGTTTATTCGCGGTACACCCATGATTACACATCTGCTTCTGATCTATTTCGGTCTGCCGATGATCATTGACAGCGTGTCTTCATCACTCGGACTTGGGTTCAACTCATCGTCCATTCCATTGATCGGCTTTGCTTACCTGTCATTCTCGATTACCGCGGGTGCTTATGCGTCAGAGATTGTCAGATCCGGCTTGCTCTCGGTGGATCGCGGGCAGATTGAAGCCGCATATTCTCTGGGCATGACAGCGACAAAGGCGCTGCGCAGAATTGTGCTGCCGCAGGCTTTTGCAGCCAGTCTACCCAACATTTCTAACATGCTGATTGGCATGTTGCATGGATCTACACTGGCCTTTGCGGTATCGGTGGTCGAGATTAACGCCAAGGCTCAGATTGTCGCATCAACTAACTGGAAATTTTTTGAGGCTTACGTGGCGGCAGCCCTTATTTTCTGGGGTCTGACCATCATTATTGAGAAACTGACCGCATTGGCAGAGAAGCGGTTCAGGGTGTACAACCGGGGAGGCGTGTCATGA
- a CDS encoding amino acid ABC transporter ATP-binding protein: MIELKQIHKSFGDNKVLSGINLNVARGEVVAILGPSGSGKTTLLRCINYLEKPDSGHITLGDFTLDYGKHTKKDIHALRQKSAMVFQQYNLFRHKTALQNVMEGLVAVRKVAKEEARAQSAALLEKVGLGNKLDSYPSQLSGGQQQRVGIARALAMNPEVILFDEPTSALDPELVGEVLAVIRQIAEEGITMIIVTHEMGFAQEVANHVVFMDGGVIVEEGEPKQLFRYPKEERTKQFLKRITPDTAYSI; this comes from the coding sequence ATGATTGAACTAAAGCAAATACACAAAAGCTTCGGAGACAACAAGGTGCTGTCAGGAATTAATCTGAATGTGGCGCGCGGAGAGGTGGTTGCGATTCTGGGACCCAGTGGATCAGGCAAAACAACGCTTCTGCGCTGCATTAACTATTTGGAAAAACCAGATTCCGGGCATATCACACTCGGTGATTTTACCTTGGATTATGGGAAGCACACTAAAAAGGACATCCATGCCTTACGCCAAAAATCAGCAATGGTGTTTCAGCAATACAATCTGTTCCGTCATAAAACAGCGTTGCAAAATGTGATGGAAGGACTTGTTGCTGTACGCAAAGTGGCCAAGGAAGAAGCGCGGGCGCAGAGTGCCGCCTTGCTGGAGAAGGTGGGACTCGGAAACAAGCTCGATTCATACCCTAGTCAGCTTTCAGGTGGACAGCAGCAGCGCGTCGGCATTGCACGGGCACTGGCGATGAATCCGGAGGTCATTTTGTTTGACGAGCCGACCTCGGCGCTGGACCCGGAACTTGTAGGCGAGGTGCTGGCGGTTATTCGCCAGATTGCAGAGGAAGGCATAACGATGATCATCGTTACTCATGAAATGGGTTTTGCCCAAGAAGTGGCGAACCATGTTGTGTTTATGGATGGTGGGGTCATTGTGGAAGAAGGAGAGCCGAAGCAGCTGTTCCGCTATCCGAAGGAAGAACGTACGAAGCAGTTTCTGAAACGGATTACACCGGATACTGCCTATTCCATATAA
- a CDS encoding LLM class flavin-dependent oxidoreductase, giving the protein MSFTLGILDQSIVFPGQSAAESLNNTVKLAKLGESLGYDRFWVAEHHDSEGVAGSSPEVLVSYLLAQTQKIRIGSGGVMLQHYSPYKVAENFNVLATLAPGRVELGIGRAPGGLPRSTKALQKGIAEPETLDDKLVELKNFLKAPASETHAQPGLTAHPLPGQPAGIYMLGTSVSSAELAAKQGLPYAFALFINNDPETARAALDTYRTQFNAEQGGEPEAILALSVIAADTEEEANALAGQHKSVRVTLASGKTVNVQTLEQAAEFARQAGETYTAVEREADITRGTKESVRKRLLELSEEYGVNSFVFTTIIPDFDQRSRSFQLLKEAFTGELV; this is encoded by the coding sequence ATGTCATTTACATTGGGGATTTTGGATCAAAGTATTGTGTTTCCCGGCCAGTCAGCTGCAGAGTCGTTGAATAATACCGTGAAACTGGCGAAGCTTGGGGAATCGCTTGGATATGATCGGTTTTGGGTGGCGGAGCATCATGACTCTGAAGGTGTGGCGGGATCATCGCCGGAAGTGCTCGTTTCGTATTTGCTGGCACAGACCCAAAAGATCCGGATCGGTTCCGGGGGTGTCATGCTCCAGCATTATAGCCCCTATAAGGTGGCTGAAAACTTCAATGTGCTTGCGACACTGGCTCCGGGACGGGTTGAACTGGGGATCGGGCGTGCCCCAGGCGGCTTGCCTCGTTCCACGAAGGCGCTGCAAAAGGGAATTGCAGAACCGGAAACGTTGGATGACAAACTGGTAGAACTGAAAAACTTCCTGAAAGCTCCGGCAAGTGAAACCCATGCGCAGCCAGGACTGACAGCTCATCCGTTACCAGGGCAGCCGGCAGGTATTTATATGCTGGGCACGAGTGTTTCCAGTGCGGAACTGGCAGCAAAGCAGGGGCTTCCTTATGCGTTCGCGCTGTTTATCAACAATGATCCCGAAACGGCACGCGCTGCGCTGGATACGTATCGCACGCAGTTTAACGCTGAGCAAGGTGGAGAGCCCGAAGCTATTCTAGCCTTGTCGGTCATTGCAGCAGATACGGAAGAAGAGGCTAATGCATTGGCGGGACAGCACAAAAGCGTGCGTGTAACGCTGGCGAGTGGCAAAACCGTGAATGTGCAGACACTGGAGCAGGCAGCGGAATTCGCAAGGCAAGCGGGAGAAACGTATACGGCGGTTGAGCGCGAAGCGGACATTACACGTGGCACTAAAGAATCGGTGCGGAAGCGGCTGCTTGAGCTGTCGGAGGAATATGGCGTAAACAGCTTTGTGTTCACAACCATTATTCCTGATTTTGATCAACGAAGCCGCTCGTTCCAATTGCTAAAAGAAGCCTTTACAGGGGAACTGGTGTAA